From Primulina tabacum isolate GXHZ01 chromosome 2, ASM2559414v2, whole genome shotgun sequence, one genomic window encodes:
- the LOC142532427 gene encoding inosine-5'-monophosphate dehydrogenase 2-like produces MDLDYVHDDGFPAARLFKQGYSYTYDDVIFLPHYIDFPTDAVSLSTKLSRHVALATPCVASPMDTVTESSMAAAMASLGAIGFIHSNYAASRQASLVHLAKSHKIPFSHDLVFKSPADLILSEEEFLSAPCIFVTESGAQHSKFLGTVQKSDWDRLADKETRILDYMKKFSVSLPANYSFEDVAGYLAKNELEFVPLVRGDGEKGEEIVNLVTSDDIERIRGFPKLGLPSLGSDGEFLVGASIGTRESDKERLEHLVKAGVNVVVLDSSQGNSIYQIEMIKYAKKMYPEVDLIGGNVVTTYQAQNLIQAGVDGLRVGMGSGSICTTQEVCAVGRGQATAVYKVASFAAENGVPVIADGGISNSGHIVKALTLGASTVMMGSFLAGSNEAPGTYEYQGGRRVKKYRGMGSLEAMTKGSDARYLGDKAKLKIAQGVVGAVADKGSVLKFIPYTMQAVKQGFQDLGTSSLQSAHDLLRSGVLRLEVRTGAAQVEGGIHGLVSYEKKSF; encoded by the exons ATGGACTTAGATTACGTACATGACGACGGCTTCCCGGCGGCGAGGCTTTTCAAGCAGGGCTACTCCTACACATACGACGACGTAATCTTTCTACCGCACTACATCGATTTCCCAACTGATGCAGTTTCTCTCTCCACCAAGCTCAGCCGCCACGTGGCTCTCGCCACCCCCTGCGTGGCCTCTCCGATGGACACTGTAACAGAGTCATCCATGGCTGCTGCCATGGCTTCTCTTGGCGCCATCGGTTTTATCCATTCCAACTACGCGGCCTCCCGCCAAGCATCCCTGGTTCACCTCGCGAAGTCGCACAAAATCCCATTCAGTCATGATCTTGTCTTTAAATCACCGGCAGATTTGATTCTGTCGGAGGAGGAGTTTCTTTCCGCTCCTTGCATTTTTGTGACGGAGTCGGGGGCTCAAcattcgaaatttttgggaaCGGTTCAGAAGTCTGACTGGGATAGATTAGCTGATAAAGAAACAAGGATTTTGGACTACATGAAAAAATTTTCGGTCTCACTTCCAGCTAATTACAGTTTCGAGGATGTTGCAGGGTATTTAGCAAAAAATGAGCTCGAATTTGTACCGTTGGTGAGAGGTGATGGGGAAAAAGGAGAAGAAATTGTTAATTTAGTCACTAGTGATGATATCGAGAGGATCAGGGGATTTCCAAAGTTGGGGTTGCCTTCTCTGGGCTCCGATGGAGAGTTTCTGGTTGGTGCTTCAATTGGGACTAGGGAATCGGATAAAGAGAGATTGGAGCATTTGGTGAAGGCAGGGGTGAATGTGGTGGTGCTTGATAGTTCTCAAGGGAATTCGATTTATCAAATTGAGATGATAAAGTATGCCAAGAAGATGTACCCCGAGGTGGATTTGATCGGTGGGAATGTGGTTACTACTTACCAAGCACAAAACTTGATTCAGGCTGGTGTGGATGGTCTCAGAGTTGGAATGGGATCAGGTTCGATTTGTACCACTCAAGAAGTATGCGCTGTTGGTCGCGGACAG GCTACGGCTGTCTACAAGGTTGCATCATTTGCTGCAGAGAATGGTGTGCCTGTGATCGCTGATGGTGGCATCTCAAATTCTGGGCATATTGTTAAAGCTTTAACCCTTGGAGCATCTACTGTAATGATGGGGAGCTTTTTAGCGGGGAGCAATGAAGCTCCTGGAACTTATGAGTATCAG GGTGGCCGCCGAGTCAAAAAGTATCGAGGCATGGGATCCCTAGAAGCAATGACGAAGGGAAGCGATGCTCGATACCTGGGTGATAAAGCTAAGTTGAAGATTGCCCAAGGAGTTGTTGGTGCTGTTGCAGATAAAGGTTCTGTGTTGAAGTTCATACCCTATACCATGCAGGCGGTGAAGCAGGGTTTTCAGGATCTTGGTACTTCCTCCCTGCAATCCGCGCATGACCTGCTTAGATCCGGCGTGCTGAGGCTAGAG GTAAGGACTGGAGCCGCACAAGTTGAAGGTGGAATTCATGGATTGGTCTCTTACGAAAAGAAATCATTCTAA